GGGAGCAGCGGGTGCGCGGGCGAAGTCGACCGGTGCCGATTATTTCTCGATGCTCGACGAGAGCAGCCTGGCCTTTCCGATCGCGCTCTTTGGCGCCGCCTGGGCGGGAATTCCATTTGTTCCCCTCAACTACCGCCTGACCGGAGATGAACTCGAAGCGCTGCTCAGTCGAGTGGAGCCCTCGATCCTGCTCTGCGAACCCGGGCGCAGCGAGAGCCTTCTGAAGCGCGAAAAGTGCGCCGTCGTCGACCGCGAAGACTTCTTGTTCGCGGCTCGGCAGGACGCTGCCCCGAGGCTCGACGCGGAATGGTCGATGGATCCGGAAGAGATCGCCATTCTTCTCTTTACCAGCGGCACCACCGGTGCGCCCAAGGCTGCGGTACTGCGCCATCTGCACATCGTTTCATATATCTTGAGCACGGTGGAATTCATGAGCGCCGACGAAGAGGCGGCTCAACTCGTCTGCGTTCCGCCCTATCACATTGCGGGCATCGCCTCCCTGGCGAGTTCGGTCTATTCCGGACGTCGTATCGTGCAGCTTCCGTCGTTTACCGCCGAAGCATGGTTGGAAACCGCGCAGCGCGAAAAGATCACCAACGCGATGGTGGTCCCCACGATGCTCTCGCGTATTCTCGAAGCACTCGAGGGCCAGGAACACGCCGATCTCCCGCACCTCGAGGCGATTTCCTACGGCGGCGGGAAGATGCCGCAGGCTGTGATTGAACGCGCGATGCGACTGTTTCCCGACACGAACTTTGCCAACGCATATGGTTTGACCGAAACGAGTTCTACGATTTCGATTCTCGGACCCGACGATCATCGCATCGCCATGGCCAGCGACGACCCAGCCGTGCGCAAGCGCATCACCTCGGTGGGTCAACCGATTCCCAGCATCGAGGTCGAGATCAGAGACGACGAGGGCAAGACTCTCGGCCCAGGCGAGCGCGGCGAGATTTTCGTGCGCGGCGAACAGGTGTCGGGCGAATACCAGGGCAAGGGAAGCTTGTTGCTGGACGACGGTTTCTTCCCCACCAGGGACGGCGGCTATCTCGACGACGAGGGCTACTTGTACGTCGAGGGTCGCATTGACGACATTATCGTGCGCGGTGGCGAGAACATGTCACCCGGAGAAATCGAAGACGTCCTGCTCGATCACGATTCGGTGGCCGACGTCGCCGTCGTGGGAGTTCCCGACGAGCAGTGGGGAGAGTGCGTGGTGGCTGCGATCGTGCTCCACGCGGACCAGTCGGCGAGCGAAGGAGAGTTGCAACAGTGGGTCAAGAACCGCCTGCGGTCTTCGCGTACCCCCGATCGCATCATGTTCACGAACGAGCTTCCCTACAATGAAACCGGCAAACTTCTCCGCCGCAAAGTGCGCGAAGATTTCATGGATTGAGATCGGCCCAGGTGGCTGCCGTTGATCGGTGCAGCGGATCAGGTCGAATAGGAGGCAACCCGCGTGAGTGATAGCGCCCTCCTCGCTCTCAGCCTTCCGGAAGCAATCTCCGCCCTCGCCTCTCCCGACGCCCTCGAACAATTTTCGCACCTGACCGGCGCAGCCCTGCTGATTGTCGATCTGTCGGACGATCTTCAGCGGCCATCGGCTGAACCCGATGTCGCGGCTTTGGCCATCGCGAGAACCAATCTGGAACAACTCCCCTGCCCGACCGTCGCGCTGGGGGCGGGGAAGCGGCCGAGCGAAGTCGTGCCCTGGGCTCAGTCTTTCGACATCGTGCTCGAGGATGACGCGGAACTGCCGGCGATCGCGAAGAACATCCTGGCCAACCCGATCGCCTCACTCGCGATGGTGCAACTGCTGCGACAGAACGAAACGCTATCGATTCACCAGGGTCTCATCGCCGAATCACAGGTGTACTCGATGCTCCAGGGCGGCCCCGAATTCGCAGCCTGGCTACAGAATCGCAAGCGACCGAAGGTCGCCGAACCCAACGACGAACCTGCGGTCAGCTTGTTGCGCGACGTCTCGCGACTGCACATCACACTCAACCGACCCGAGCGGCGCAATGCCTTTTCCGCCGAGATACGCGATGGACTCATGGAGGCCCTGCAGGTCGTTCTAATCGATGCGAGCATTGAAGAAGTCATCCTGCGCGGCGCCGGGCCAGCGTTTTGTAGCGGCGGAGATCTCGCAGAGTTTGGAACACTCCCTGATCCCGCAACCGCACACGTGATTCGCTCGACCCGCAACCCCGCGCGTCTGCTCGCGCGTTGCGCCGACCGCGTGCGGACCGAGTTGCAGGGCGCATGTGTTGGAGCGGGTATCGAACTGCCGGCGTTCACGACCAGGGTGGACGCAAAACCGGGCACCTACTTCTGGTTGCCCGAAGTGTCGATGGGTCTGATTCCGGGTGCGGGCGGCACGGTCAGCTTGCCTCGGCGCATCGGCCGCCAGCGCACCAACTACTTTGCACTCAGCCAACGACGCATCGACGCAGAAACCGCCCTCCGCTGGGGACTGATCGACGGAATGCTCTAGCGAACGCTTCTATCGTTGTGCTTCGCGGCGAAGGGGATTCCCAGCACAATTTCCATCAAAACTCCCGTCACAACACCCACAAGAACGGGGGTATGCGGCCGCGTCGTCGCTTTCGTAGACTTCGCAAATTGTCCCTATGAATCGAGGACTTTTGGTACATTTCTGCCCACTCCGGCGGCCCGGGCCAGAAGAGTGTTCGGCCTCTGCGAATTCAAGAGAAGGAAGCACGCGTTGTCGATATTGGAGCGACTCAGCTGGCGATCAACAGGCATTTCGCAATGGAAACTTTTGGCGCCGCTTGCGACTGTGCTCACCGCGCTGGTATTGGAAATTGCCGCGCCCACCCAAGCCATCGCTCAAGAACGCGCCTGGGTACGGGGTGAGATCCGACTCAACGTCCGCAGTGGCCCGGGCACGAAGTACCGCATTCTGGATGGTGTTTCGACGGGCGACGGGCTGACCATTTTGAAACGCGACGAGGGCTGGACCAAGATCCGACTCGATAACGACGTCAAGGGATGGATTCCCGAGGGCTATCTCAAACCCGAACCGCCGCCCACCATTCGGCTGGCACGGTTGGAGTCCGAGACCGCAAAATTACGCAGCAGTATGGAGTCG
This DNA window, taken from Myxococcales bacterium, encodes the following:
- a CDS encoding TIGR04211 family SH3 domain-containing protein, with translation MSILERLSWRSTGISQWKLLAPLATVLTALVLEIAAPTQAIAQERAWVRGEIRLNVRSGPGTKYRILDGVSTGDGLTILKRDEGWTKIRLDNDVKGWIPEGYLKPEPPPTIRLARLESETAKLRSSMESATSELDKLRTGNEALTQNDSLQRAEIDRLILDNTKLRAGARNPELIAGASILAAGMILGALLHKSSSSRRPASRIRL
- a CDS encoding acyl--CoA ligase — protein: MNLMMLLEMASSSFGERVAITNGDDQLTYAELFQAAGAAGARAKSTGADYFSMLDESSLAFPIALFGAAWAGIPFVPLNYRLTGDELEALLSRVEPSILLCEPGRSESLLKREKCAVVDREDFLFAARQDAAPRLDAEWSMDPEEIAILLFTSGTTGAPKAAVLRHLHIVSYILSTVEFMSADEEAAQLVCVPPYHIAGIASLASSVYSGRRIVQLPSFTAEAWLETAQREKITNAMVVPTMLSRILEALEGQEHADLPHLEAISYGGGKMPQAVIERAMRLFPDTNFANAYGLTETSSTISILGPDDHRIAMASDDPAVRKRITSVGQPIPSIEVEIRDDEGKTLGPGERGEIFVRGEQVSGEYQGKGSLLLDDGFFPTRDGGYLDDEGYLYVEGRIDDIIVRGGENMSPGEIEDVLLDHDSVADVAVVGVPDEQWGECVVAAIVLHADQSASEGELQQWVKNRLRSSRTPDRIMFTNELPYNETGKLLRRKVREDFMD
- a CDS encoding enoyl-CoA hydratase/isomerase family protein; translation: MSDSALLALSLPEAISALASPDALEQFSHLTGAALLIVDLSDDLQRPSAEPDVAALAIARTNLEQLPCPTVALGAGKRPSEVVPWAQSFDIVLEDDAELPAIAKNILANPIASLAMVQLLRQNETLSIHQGLIAESQVYSMLQGGPEFAAWLQNRKRPKVAEPNDEPAVSLLRDVSRLHITLNRPERRNAFSAEIRDGLMEALQVVLIDASIEEVILRGAGPAFCSGGDLAEFGTLPDPATAHVIRSTRNPARLLARCADRVRTELQGACVGAGIELPAFTTRVDAKPGTYFWLPEVSMGLIPGAGGTVSLPRRIGRQRTNYFALSQRRIDAETALRWGLIDGML